TTTCCGTTTTAAATTAGGTTGAGTGTCGGGTTATTTCACTTCACACATTGACACTAATGTTCAGCGGTCTACTTTAGCCATGTGGTAGCCTACTAATAGCTAGCCTGCATGACTGTGAAATTAACTTTCGGGTAGTCGTCGTTACATTCGATTATACTTGGTTTGGGTCACCTAATGTCATATGTTTCTGTAGACTATGTGTAACTTGGAAGCAACCCGCTGCCATTATAAGTGAATTTCTTGTCCCCTGATTGGTCACATCTCACAACAGGGAGCATGTCCAGGTGGAGTTGCAGGGTAAAGTGAAGTGGGTACGTGTCCCCACCAATGATGACCGCTTCGACTACAGGAGATTCATTGAAGAGAGTAAGTTTAAGTTATATCCATATCGCCATAGTTATCGTTTTGCCTGCGGTGTCTTTGCAATTAATATGGTAGCATAGCATTGGCGCTGTCTTATGAAAACTTCTGCTTTGCCCTGTCGGGAAAAAATGATCCCTCGCTCGGCTGTCCATTTTTCCAACAGAACAATGCTGTGCACGGACACGCGGAATGAATGCACATACTTATGATATCAGTCTGTTCAGTGCGAGGATCTTACTGTACTGCCTACCCTTCGCGCTACAACCTAAACGTTTTTCAAATGTGTTGCTATGGTTCTTGCAACATCTGCAACACTTTTCTTTTGTGCCGCTCAGTTGGTTAGCAGcatgcatggtagtgggactgacatggttgttgactgcatgaatgccgtcaacattgggaagctgaatttgACAATTAACATGCATGTCTAGAACTATATAGCTTCCCATGGGTAAAGCAGATCATCATAGTTAGCCCTTCATGGGATTTTAGAGAGTAGTCAATTTGATATTAAGTTAAATCTTTACTTTTCAGTTGTAAGCTCAAAAGATTCATTACATTTATGCACATGCTGGTGCAGATGCTGGAAATAACTTGCTTGCTGGCATTATATGCTTATTTTAGCTAAGTACAATGCTATGAGGTGAAAGAAAAACATGAGTGGTTTAGAAGATTGATCACTTGGCTCATGTATCACTCAATTATTAGAATATTGGAAATCTGTTTTAGATGTTGTCATCAAACTCTTGAGAGGCTAATTTCTTTTTGTGATTTGTATCCTTAGTTTCAGCTAAATTCAACTTGCCAAATGGATCTGAGGTGGACCTGAAGGACTCCTCAGgagtggatgtggaggaggataTCTTTGATGAGCTACTGGGATCAGCCACTGTGTCTTTCAAGGCATTTGTGAAGAACTCCGGTAAAAACAAATCTTGGCATTTACATTGTCTTAGGCATTTGCAAGTTTTTGTGTGGGTCAAATGTACATAAACGTGCCTTTTTAAACACTCAAGGTCACTGTACAACATGAGATCATCTGTAAAAGCGCAGTATAGTGGTACAAAAGTTAATAAAGAAGGGTGAAAATAAATTGACTTTGCAGTCAAAGAGAATAGGATGACTGGAACAGATGGGTCTTCTGTCCAGATttaaagaagggaagagagttgATGTGAAAGGTGGTCCAGGGGAAGAGTGTTGCAAAGTTGGGGAGCAGTGTGTTTGGCTCTGTAGCATGGGGAGAAGAGCTTTGACtcagaggggatggaggaggagggagcgggatggaggaggaggtttcTGAGGAAGTGGGAGGGGAGAGCAATGTGGAGAAGATCAGACGGGGAGAGGGGTGCAAGGTTGTGGATAGCCATGAAGGTGTAAAGCAGGATTTTTAAATTGATTCTGAATTTAACAGGCAAAAGAGAGAGTATTGCAATAATGAACACGGGAGGTGACAAGAGTGTTACATCCAAGAATACAGGTGGAGTTGGTAATGACAGAAATGCCTGTTCAGCATATTTAATACAAGTACAACAAAGTCAGGGTTTCCCCCCAGGACTTAATTGctaaggtggccatcttgacaagaaacaccttccaccttgactaggtcccctgaaaagataaagatttcatgttgtgaatgtaatttccaaTGCTGCTTAACCAAAAAGTATATACATTCAAcgccctaccaccttgactaacaaaaattctgtgggaaacactaaaAGTGGAGACAACTTGAAATGCCTTATTTGCTCCCATACTGTATAAATGTCACCTTTGTTTAATGCTTTTCACCTTCACTCATATCTTCAGAGGATAATGAGGTATTTGAAACCTCTTTCTGGTCGGAGGAGGGGACATCATTTTCTCCTGGGTCTACGTCGTCTTCAATTGAGTCTGGAAATACCTCCATAAGTACAGCCTCCACAGTGCTTACAGAGAGCACCAAAGCACAGAGAAGGCAACTGATTGAGGGACCACCCGacagcaaagtagctaaagaTGTGAGTTATTTTTGGTCATTGATAGTGTCAGTCTGTTTTTCCAAATGCAACAGATTGACCTTTGTAACCTTTCTATGCGCGTTTGGTCTCTGGCAGTTGGTGTATGTAGCTTTGCATCATAAGCGTGGGGGTGAAGAGGTCATCAATGAGTACAACCGGACTAATGGCCTGACTGATCAATCAAGAAGAAAACTGGTCAATATCTTGGTCGCAGATATGATCGAGAGTCACGGGTGAGTAAAAAATAATATCCTCTGTACTCTGTCACTATTCATATCAATCCTTTCTGAGCTACATGTCTTAGATGTACTTTTCTCTGTCTATTTTTCCTTCCTATATCTGTGACTTGTAATGAAATAGGAGGGTACCACCAGTTAATGTCCGCATCACCTACGCGCTTGGAATTGTGACCCTTTTCCCCAATCTGAAGGATAAAGCTTCACCAACTGGCTATGTGAGTAGCAGGAATGTGCCATTTGATGCTGTATTTGTTACAGGTTTGGATTCTATGTTTTGGGCTGTCTGTAATATATCTTCTGTGAAATCAACAGGAGtatactgccgtacaaaggctaaacgcagtaactacatattttgtcgaaattgagtttatactgaaaatggccTTAATAACACCTTATTTATTTTGTGGCAACgttttgtggtccaaatgtgtcccgttttagagatattaatGTTTCAATTTCGCAGTAACTACAAAAGTCAACCTAAAACCAAGGCTAACCGCAGTAAGTGGTAGTTACTGCGGTCGCCTTTGTTCAACTGGTTCGAACATTCTAAAAAAACTAAAGCTAAACGCAGTACGTGTAGTTGCTGCGGTCTTCCTTTGTTCGCCTGGCTCGCAACACAGTAGAAAGCCAAGGCTAAACGCAGTAGGTTGTGAAGTCATGCGTTCAGTTAACTCGGCTGCTCAGTAGATGCGGTCTGTCATCCGAGTAATGCAAATATCAAGTAACTAGACAACATTCACAAACACCCtcacagggattaaagttctccggcatATACCGGATTTCCGGCTTTTTGCGATTGCTCGTGGgttaatttgttttttaaatactcggaaataaattgacggtaaataaataaataaaaagacaaccgtaatccctcctgcgtttgtcagccaatggtagcaaaggagctcactaaaactaacattgttaaccaatcagaagaagaagggggcaggtcttaggaaagcgtgctacttcagtatctCGCTGGAGTCGGATCACCACAGAGTCGGCGGTCTACGAGCAGTCGCCGACTCGCCGTTCTCATGccgcggtcacagagcagtgtcaacaactcgctctacatggcaaggcaccttgcaccgtttattgctctatgagcagaaatatgtgttaagattactaaactgcatgctatggattggtgatgccgttgtcgtcaaaaacataaatggaactggacattgtgtgtttggacatagcctacagaatgtcgataagcatacagtgttgatagagcttctctgctcagtgctaataattagctctccacaacacacaaggttctgttttttccacagacgttcgatacctctgtgtcttttcataatttctgaacccaacttagaacttaacacagagctgtcacagcatctcccggagtgtggagcggtcgagcggaccgtttatctgtgtctcatctcctaatgtcaaccactgcctgtgcattatgctaccggtagttccattcaaaataatggctggatagcgtgattcatgaatcaatcaccagattactttctggggttgttggaagaggttgtaggaagatgtgcttcagtctacaactacttgtgagaacaccaacagtaagagaataatttgttattagttagaatttaacaaaaaagcttagtttcacttcagcatgttgcagatgccacactcatgctgagttttgttagcgcgctaactacccaacttttatgctaatgttttagctaaGAGGAGTCGGGTTACTTATAATAAACACCACCTGcatattaactgatattatctccgatggaaaaatcaatgcaaaagtattgacattggcgctgtgttcaacttaaaagtgactcaaatagcgcctagcaagatggcagtctgcatgcagacagcagcaagtttcatcccactagctgtagtataatacaggtttggttgttgggtgtataaTTCCTGTCATTGGCACGTTTTTAGTCTACATCTCAAGttgccgttttcatgatgattgtgagatcgttaaataatatgtcacataggcctaatggcttgttgatggcttttaacaatctgttaaagggctttagttttcagtggaattctagtcattgattggAGGCTAAAAATAATACTGCTATatggtgatggacagaacaacttgagcttgatgatgaagcaagacagtctttttttctgagaatagcccaataggagagtagccaaaatatttacagggcaggcactacaaattctgacctagagctagatctatccaaggctctattcagactgactgtacagctgagaaacctagaacccatctatctacagacacagacaacatctagtccatagtagccaccaaaatgacattaatgaattaagtttatttgcatttgtaattcgttaaaactaaaggtattttgcattataattcagccatgtccaggcatttgcattttcttttttttaaaggcaggattaaacacttaggcctaagtaaccaaagattatgctattacctctgttatgtatctaacatgtcatggtatttcaatctttgttggtcatattctgctacacatacttttctcatgcttttgtgatgaaatggcctatgtaactacaatattatgcataataagtatgtaattatgtaataattaTTATCGCtacacccttttggtctccttggtaggccctattcgagttgcaaaagtcattttgaccctgacatggcacccacatcagaataagataaataagacaaacataagtgtaaatactaagcttaaaaagcaatgaaattctcgtttcaccgtgtatcgaatagggtcgcgtggacgcaccaaaaagttcaggctcaggatttttttttactttaatccctGCCCTCAGATTTCAAGCACAGACTGCACAGACTGCATAAGTTGAGCAATCAACCAGCCGTTCCAGCCGTTATTTCTCTGGTTCATTGTTCTGTCATTTGTCAcccccatttgccataacttttacctagaactagcgttgtaacgagtgcctaccagcatgtttcagtgtttcatttccaccgcgtttcaaaacgtgcatttcgtagcgtcattcatttatcaacttccatctgtttagcgatctctaatgagtaacaaacataacttgcaaactggctatttgaagtcatagacgtttatttggttagaaatactgtaaaacatttctgtaacataaccaggtcaccggcatgctatCACTTCCTCATTCAGCAACAAAATGTTCCAATCAGAGTAAAATAGAGGGGGTGTCTGCAGTTTgatggaccaaaccattttggacagGGGTGTTTTCAatgggattctttgcaatgtaggcccatgttataatatgaaaataaggggGTTGGTTTAAGGAAATGGTTTTAGTTGTCTAtgtattttgtttgcatttctttggtttgttattttgttttgttattgttatttagttgattgatttatttagtgAAATGGGCTTAGTCcaaaggccctagtaaatcaagtaaagtatacaggtgaaaaaataggcctaaatatttacACCCAttataatcttggggtcatccccaacattttccTAATTTACAGTCAAGTTCTATgttattgtaccactgtcaagccacctTTGAATGTGTCATGTATTCCTTTTAAGGTCGATATAATACTGTGTAGGCTACAGACACTTGAAAAACTAGTtcctcagtgtgctttgtacatgacagttattttcctgttattcacgttatggtgtgatgaaaaggtgatgatataggatttttttttactgatactgatttttgtcatttttatcgGCCCTGAATATCGGCTTCTCCGTATCGggcatcggccaagggtgatgtttaagttttaataggcagagggcaccttttcccaaaaagggcataggctaaaatgggttaaagttgaCACCCAAatggttgtgtgtatttgtgttctgcATGTCCAGTGATATCAATGCCATTAGAAAACCAAATATAACAAAGAACACCATCCCAAATGCTTAAAAGTGTGTATtgtaattgtaaagtaatttatttgtataggctttcatatcatatttcacatgaaactgtgcaatatgacattttaaaaataataaaaaatagattACTGAAGCTAATGTGCAATTTAAATACATCACCCAATTATAACAAACCACAAACCAATAAAAATCAAATAAAGACGCTTAAGTAATTCAAAAATGTTATGTTCAGAACATAGCTAAATTGTAgatactgcacttagcctttggAATAGTGTTCTAATTAGTCACGTTatacaaaggctaagtgcagtatctacgatttttctacttttttgaggtcaaaggtcatattttttaaacttttctttttctataaaaAATTCCTTCCTATAAATGCATTATTTAAAAGCATCACCACTGTTGTACCTGCAACCTGCTTGGCTGGCCAGTAGGAAAACTTTAaggtcatttttctcagtttcaatggtggcgtagttactgcgcttagcctttgtagggcagtataccccCATGTTGAAATAATCataatctgcttcagtagtcattgtacatgttcacacacacatatttctttgggtgaaattcagctttccaacAAGAACAGTATTCATGCAGCCCAAAACCATGACAACCCCACCACCATGATTGTAAGCATGGGACTCTTCTCTTTGTACTACTTAATTGGCTACAACTACACATGCTTGACGGCATTTAAACGTTTAAGTGTTGTGTTGAAACCAACAAATTTGTTAAAGATAGTGCTTTGTGTGGTGCTAACGAAGGACAAAGAAAGGTTCTTTACGGCTTACAGTCAAGAATGGTAGTGGCACTGAGTTGGTTTGAAGTTGCATGGATGCCGTCAATATTGAGAAGTTGAATTTCACAGAAAGAAACACAATATGTGcagaacatttgaactaccatatgatTGGAAAGACTGTGTGAAATGTCACTTTGAATATAagtataaaaataattaatacTTCGTTCCAGGTTTTCTCTGGCAACGTGTTagacaaagcttttttttttttttatcagtcaATTTGAGTGTGACACCCCTGCTCCTGGATTGTAACACAGGGGAGTATTCCCTGGTCCTGTGCACActataatttcacaaaaatggaacaatatttcatttcaattgtactattaaccttacttttcttttttaagtTCAACAGATgttactctatgcacattttggaaatggcATGTACTAATAATCGATGTGCACTGTATGCCTTGTCACTTTTCTTGTCTGCCAGGAGCCTTACTACGATCCTCGCAGTGGGCAGGGTTACCTGGCCTACAGATTGAAAACTGTTCAACGCACTACTTCAAGCGACTTCAAGAAGAGGTCCAAGCCTGGTCAACAAGGAGGCCCGAAGAGCCTGCGTGAGACTTCATCATCTGAGCAGCTGTTGGGGGAGGAGTGTAATGAAGCAATGTCCATGATGAAGCATACAACGGACCAAGCAACGGTGAAGGGGAAAATGAAGGCAACATTCAAACATCGACAAGAGTTGCTGCATGATCCAGCTCAATCCTCACTCATCTTAGATCACTTCCCACGCTTCTTAGATACCCCAGGCTTGGTAAGTATTTGAGGCAAACATGAACTGCTATGTACTAGTAGTATTGTAATTTACAAGTCTATCTTGTTCCTGATCAGatattctttgtgtttttaagatTGACCAAGACTTCACACTGCTGTTTGGGGAAAATGTATCTGGCAAGTTCGTTTCCAAATGGCCAACATTCTACAAGCCCCGGATCATCACTGTCTGCAAAGGCCTTCGCCCTGGTCCTCATCTGGATGATCTTCTTTCTGCTCAGGAGGCCTCCAATGATGGTAAGTGTGCTTGGATGGTTGTAGTTGTTGGGTGTtttgttgtgggtttttttttttggaggggggggggggttgaaacaGGAGTTTATAACTTTATGGCTTATGTTATGTGTTGTTGTATCTACTAGGGTGGGATGGTGACCTGGCAGCCATACTCTTGCTCCTTCATCTCTTGCCTCCAACCGCGAAAGGAAAAGCGCATGGTAAAATGAGTGCCGCAGACGCTGTTGCCCATGTCATCAATTTCATGAAGGTATGCCTTTCTTATTACTctgtcaaaggtgtgtgtgtgtgtgtgtgtgtgtgtgtgtgtgtgtgtgtgtgtgtgtgtgtgtgtgttcccattgcCTAGTATAAGATGGAAGCCCTTTCAAATCACTTTCTCCCAGGGcccaaccatgtgtgtgtgtgtaacaactaCAAACAAccaagtagcagtagcagcaatgTGGATACTTATTTAGCCAGTTAAGTGACGAGTTTGTTTCCTCCCTTGAACTTAGGTGGGGACAAGCATGACGACCTACCTTCAGGATGTTGCAGCTACCCAGCCCTTCCTGCTCTGCGTTGGAGAAAACAAGTCCAAAATTCAGAAGTATTACATTGTGCTCGACCAGAAGGCCTTGCCATGCATGGCACACACTGCTGTGGCTGCCTTTGATGAACTGTTCAAATCCCACTTCGTGTTTGCAGTGGCCTACGACGACGCATTGTTCAACTTCTACACATTCCTGCAAACAACCGTCTACGGCATTGATGTAGCAACGGCAAAGGAGAGTCCAAGGGTGAAGGAAATACGAGCAAGAATCGACAGCACTTAGAATGTTGAGGTTACATTTGCAAGACACCCCCAAAGATAGTTTGACACTTTTAAGCATTTAAAGTTTACTCATGCTCTCTATTCAAGTCGTTCTTTAGGTTTGAAATGTGGAGAGCAGTATCATTGGGAGCTGTGACGAACTGCCTGTTGTTAAGCAGTTAGCATTGTGGCACTCCCTAAAAGGAGTTTTTGGTTGATATGTGTACCGCTCGTATTGCCGAAGCACGAGCATCTGGATTGccactacagctccaggccatattattagaatatcatgaaaaattgATTTGATTTAATCAATAATGTTAGAACTATTCAAATCATCCATTTGTTTATGTTTACACATCTTGGCCTTCCAGCTCAGCccagcttttcttaagaaaaaaaaacatttggctcACATCAAATCTGTTGAAATTTTGTATTTTCTTCATACTATGTCAATGTTccatacttggttaggactctcttttttttcttaattatTGCCATGATGCACTTAACATTGAAGTCgatggcagaggcattgcatgggagttatggaagacCAGATAcacttgatgctttgctgtcagctgtttttgtttgtttgatctggtgacccacacttcactcttcagtATACCCCGTGTATTTCCATGCCGTGTTTCGGtactttggtggtatggacattgtAACTCACCAAATGGTGGGGACAATCAAGTCCGAAATCCAGAAGTATTACATTGTACTCGATCAGAAGGCCTCGCCATGCATGGCACACACTGCTGTGGCTGCCTTTGATGAACTGTTCAAATCCCACTACGTATTTGCAGTGGCCTACGGTGACTCATTGTTCAACTTCTACACCAAGCTGGTGTTAGAATGACCATACTGCCTAAAccccaaaacgtggcatggaaatctatggggtatgtTGAAGAGTGGAGTGTGGGTTACCAGATCAATCAGAATGAGGATTTTATTACATTTAATAATGTGAAATCCTCAATTCATATACCGGTGtatatatattttgtttgtttatttttacatattttggccttccagcaaTGAATCTAATCCATTAAGtataacattattgatggaattttggaaatcaactttttcatgatctTCCAATAatgtggcctggagctgtatatgctgACTGCTGAAATACAAGTAGGCAGGTCGCCACAGATACCAATGTCAGTGTTGACATGAACAATATTGCAAATAGCATTAATATTCCACCTATGTGTTTTCAGCAAATGTCTTTTGTACCCACTGTATGAGCACAGTCACAGTGAATCCAGTGGAGTATGTTCTTTGTGCTCCacttttcaaacatttgtttactCATGCTCTCTATAGAAGTTGTTTGTCAAGTttgaaatataaataatataatcgTATGTTAGCCATACACTGTGTACAAAAGACATTGCACATGTGTTCAGAAAGATTGGCAAGATAATCATCAAGGATGATGAAACGTTTCTACTCACCACAGATGGTCATACTGTGTATTTTGATAATCACCTTCATGCATTTAGAAATGAGGAGCTATATAAGTTTACTGTCATTTTCTTGTCTGACCGGACTTATTTACGGCCTTATGCTTGTTGCTTTTTCAACAAGGCTTCATTGCCCTGCCGCTCACAAACTATGGAACTGAGTACCGTACTGGAATGTTTGTAAGCACAGAAAATCAAAATGCCTGTGTTCAGAAAGATTGGCAAGATAATCATCAAGGACGATGAAACGTTTCTACTCACCACAGATGGTCATACTGTGTATTTTGATAATCACCTTCATGCATTTAGAAATGAGCTAGATAAGTTTGCTGTCATTTTCTTGTCTGACCGGACTTATTTACGGCCTTATGATCACCAGTTTTCATCTGCCGATGACGACATGATTTATCTTGTGCCATACTGCTGTTTTGTATGACTCGTGCTTTGAAATTATCTTTTCAATACAAAGGTTGGCATATACATTTTGTGCTTGTTGCGTTTTCATTGGTGGGCTGCACCACACATGTCTTCATTAACACCAACTTTTAGTTGGTTCAACACTCTTTGTTGTTAAAAATAACACCAACTTTTAGTTGGTTTGACACTCTTTGTTGTTAAAAATAACACCCAGTCTTAGTTGGTTCAACACTCGGTTGTTAAAATGAACACCAACTTGTAGTTGATTTGACACTCTTTGTTGTTGAAATAACATTGACTGTTAGTTGTTTCAACACTCTAAGCTGTTAAAAATAACACCTACTTTTAGTTAGAACAGCACTCTTTGTTGTTAAAAATAAGACTGACTTTTAGTTGGTTCAACACCCTTTATTGTTAAAAACAACACCAAGTTTTAGTTAATTTGACACCCTTT
This genomic interval from Engraulis encrasicolus isolate BLACKSEA-1 chromosome 16, IST_EnEncr_1.0, whole genome shotgun sequence contains the following:
- the LOC134466140 gene encoding uncharacterized protein LOC134466140, yielding MIEPYYDPRSGQGYLAYRLKTVQRTTSSDFKKRSKPGQQGGPKSLRETSSSEQLLGEECNEAMSMMKHTTDQATVKGKMKATFKHRQELLHDPAQSSLILDHFPRFLDTPGLIDQDFTLLFGENVSGKFVSKWPTFYKPRIITVCKGLRPGPHLDDLLSAQEASNDGWDGDLAAILLLLHLLPPTAKGKAHGKMSAADAVAHVINFMKVGTSMTTYLQDVAATQPFLLCVGENKSKIQKYYIVLDQKALPCMAHTAVAAFDELFKSHFVFAVAYDDALFNFYTFLQTTVYGIDVATAKESPRVKEIRARIDST